GATAACATATATTTAAAATGTGTGATATATCTTTCTTACCTAAAGTTTTATTTATCATATTATATGATATACCTTTAGGTACATAATTCCAAAAAATGGCTCTACCAATAGTAGTATCTACAATACTACTATTTTTTATCCATATATTCTTAATTAAATTTTTTTTATATTCTTTTATTTTTACTTTAACACGAGCATGTAAATCAGCTTGTCCTAAAATATAAACACGTTCTGCTTCTTTAGGACCTGTTAATATCATTCCTTCTCCATAAGCATTAATTTTATCTTTAGTCATATAATATATACCTAAAACTACATCTTGTGATGGTACAATAATTGGTTCTCCATTTGCAGGAGATAAAATATTATTAGTAGACATCATTAAAATTCTTGCTTCTAATTGAGCTTCTAATGTTAAAGGAATATGCACAGCCATTTGATCTCCATCAAAGTCTGCATTATAAGCAGCACACACTAAAGGATGTAATTGTATTGCTTTTCCTTCAATCAAAATAGGTTCAAAAGCTTGAATCCCTAACCTATGTAAGGTTGGAGCTCTATTTAATAGAATAGGATGTTCTTTTATTACTTCATCTAAAATATCCCATACTATTGATTCTTCTTTTTCTACCATTTTTTTTGCGGCTTTAATGGTAGTAGCAAAACCTTTAACTTCTAATTTTCCATATATAAATGGTTTAAATAATTCTAATGCCATTTTTTTAGGTAATCCACATTGATGTAATCTTAAATATGGACCTACAGTAATTACTGATCTTCCTGAATAATCAACTCTTTTACCTAATAAATTTTGTCTAAACCGACCTTGTTTTCCTTTAATCATATCAGCTAAAGATTTTAAAGGACGTTTATTAGAACCGGTAATAGATTTACCTCTTCTTCCATTATCTAATAAAGCATCAACAGCTTCTTGTAACATACGTTTTTCATTTTTAATAATAATATCAGGAGCTGATAATTCTAGTAAACGTTTTAATCTATTATTACGATTAATAACTCGACGATATAAATCATTTAAATCAGATGTTGCAAATCTTCCTCCATCCAAAGGAACTAAAGGTCTTAAATCTGGTGGTAGAACAGGTAATACTGTCATAATCATCCATTCTGGTTTATTACCTGAATTTATAAAAGATTCTAGTAATTTTATTCTTTTAGATATTTTTTTTCTTTTAGTTTCGGAATTAGTATTATTTAATTCATCACGTAATATTTTACATTCTTGTTTTAAATTAATATTTTTTAATAAATACTGTATTGCTTCTGCTCCCATCTTAGCTTCAAATTCATCACCAAATTCTTCTAATGCATTTGAATATTGTTCTTCAGATAAAATTTGTTTTTTATTTAATGAAGACATACCTTCTTCAATTACTACATACGATTCAAAATATAATACTCTTTCTATATCCCTTAAAGGAATATTTAATAATAAACCTATTCTAGAAGGTAATGATTTTAAAAACCATATATGTGCAATAGGTGATGCTAATTCAATATGTCCCATACGATCTCTTCTAACTTTAGTTTGTGTTACTTCTACTCCACATTTTTCACAAACAACACCTCTATGTTTTAGACGTTTATATTTACCGCATAAACACTCATAATCTTTAATAGGACCAAAAATACGTGCACAAAATAATCCATCTCTTTCTGGTTTAAATGTACGATAATTAATTGTTTCAGGTTTTTTTACTTCTCCAAAAGACCAAGATTTTATCATATCAGAAGAAGCTAAAGAAAGTTTTATTGTATCAAATTCTTCAATTTTATTTTGTGATTTTAAAAAATTAAATAAATCTTTCACAAATTTATTACCTCAATCATATTATGAGTAGATAAAACTTTAATAATTACTATTTATTTTCTAAATTAATATTTATACCTAAAGATCGTATTTCTTTTAATAAAACATTAAATGACTCTGGAATACCAGCATTCATTTGATGATTTCCATCAACAATATTTTTATACATTTTTGTTCTACCATTTACATCATCAGATTTAATTGTTAGCATTTCTTGTAAAGTATATGCTGCTCCGTATGCTTCTAATGCCCAAACTTCCATTTCACCAAATCTTTGGCCTCCAAATTGAGCTTTCCCTCCTAATGGTTGTTGTGTTACTAAACTATAGGAACCTGTAGATCTAGCATGCATCTTATCGTCTACTAAATGATTTAATTTTAACATATACATATATCCGACAGTAACAGGATTTTCAAAAGGTTCTCCTGTACGTCCATCATATAATTTAATTTGACCAGAAACTGGTAAATCTGATAATTTTAATAATTCTTTAATTTCATTTTCTTTAGCACCATCAAATACTGGTGTTGCTATAGGTAATCCTGTTTTTAAATTATTTGCTAATAACATAATTTCGTTATTATTAAAATTATTTAAATTAATATCTTGATAAGTATCATCACCAATATCATATGCTTTTTGTAAAAAAATACGTATTTTTTCTATATTTTTTTCTTTTAATAAAGAATTAATTTTATTACCTATTTCTTTAGCTGCCATACCTAAATGAGTTTCTAAAATTTGTCCTATATTCATTCTAGATGGTACACCTAAAGGATTTAATACAATATCAACAGGAATTCCATTATTATCGTAAGGCATATCTTCTACAGGACAAATTTTAGAAATAACACCTTTATTTCCATGTCTTCCCGCCATTTTATCTCCTGGTTGTATTTGTCTTTTTACTGCTAAATTTACTTTAATAATTTTTAAAATTCCGGGAGCTAAATCATTACCTTGTATAATTTTTTTTTTTTGTATTTTTATTTTCTTTTCAAATATATTTTTTATTTCTGTATATTGTTTAATATAATCATTTAATTTTTTTTGTTCTATTTTATCTTTTAAAGAAATAGAACTAAAATAGTTAATATCAAAATTTTTTATATTCTCTTTTACTAAAAAATTATTATTCAATAAAAATTTTTTTATATTTAAAATAATATTTTCTTCAAAAATTTTTTGTTCAGCAAATAAATCTTTCTTTATTTGATTAAATTGCATTTCTTCAATTTCTAAAGTCCTTTTATCTTTTTTTACTCCATCTCTTGTAAAAATTTGAACATCAATAACTGTGCCTAAAGTTCCATTAGGAACACGTAAAGAAGTATCTTTTACATCAGAAGCTTTTTCCCCAAAAATAGCACGCAATAATTTTTCTTCTGGAGATAACTGTGTTTCCCCTTTTGGGGTAACTTTACCTACAAGAATATCACCACTTTTAACTTCAGCACCAATATATACAATTCCACATTCATCTAATTTAGATAAAGAAGATTCACTTACATTTGGTATATCTGATGTAATTTCTTCTTTTCCTAATTTTGTATCACGGGATATACAAGATAATTCTTGTATATGTATAGTAGTAAATTTATCTTTTTGCACAATTTTTTCTGATAATAAAATTGAATCTTCAAAGTTATAACCATTCCATGGCATAAAAGCTACTCTCATATTTTGTCCTAATGCTAATTCTCCTAAATCTGTAGCTGGACCATCTGCTAAAACATCACCTTGATATACTAATTCATTTAAGTGAACACATGGAATTTGATTAATACATGTATTTTGATTAGATCGTATATATTTTTCTAAATTATATATATCTATATTATTTTGAGTATTAATGTTATCATTTATTTTTATAATAATTTTTGAAGAATCTACATATTGTACAACACCAGAATTTTTAGCAATAACAGTTACACCAGAATCAATTGCTACAATTCTTTCCATACCAGTTCCTACTAATGGTTTTTCAGCTTTTAAAGTAGGAACTGCTTGTCTTTGCATATTAGCACCCATTAAGGCTCTATTAGCATCATCATGTTCTAAAAAAGGAATTAATGAAGCCCCTACAGAAACAATTTGTTGTGTAGAAACATCCATATAATGAATTTGATTTTTTTTAAATAAACCAGATTCTCCTTTATAACGACATATAATAAATTCATTAATTATGTATCCATTTTGATCAAAATCAGTATTAGCTTGTGCAATAATAAAATTTCCTTCTTCTATGGAAGACAAATAATTAATTTTATTAGTAACCAATCCATTTTTTACAAATCTATATGGTGTTTCTAAAAAACCATATTCATTTGTTCGTGCATATACTGATAATGAATTTATTAAACCTATATTAGGACCTTCTGGAGTTTCAATTGGACATACTCTTCCATAATGAGTCGGATGTACATCTCTAACTTCAAACCCAGCTCTTTCTCTAGTTAATCCTCCTGGTCCTAAAGCAGAAATACGTCGTTTATGTGTAATTTCAGATAATGGATTATTTTGATCCATAAATTGAGATAATTGACTAGAACAAAAAAATTCTTTTATAGCTGCAGAAATTGGTTTAGCATTAATCATATCTTGAGGTGTTAAAGTATCTAAATCTCCTAAAGACAATCTTTCTTTTACAGCTCTTTCAACACGAATTAAACCTATGCGAAACTGATTTTCTGCCATTTCACCAATAGAACGTATTCTTCTATTACCTAAATGATCAATATCATCGATACTTCCTTTTCCATTACGGATATTAATTAATTTTTTAATTACATCAATAATATCTTTTTTACTAAGTGTCCCTTTACCATTAACATTTTCACGTAATAATGAACGATTAAACTTCATTCTACCAACAGGAGATAAATCATAACGATCTTCTACAAAAAATAATCTTTTAAATAACATTTCTGCTGCTTCTTTTGTAGGTGGTTCTCCTGGGCGCATCATTCTATATATTTCTACTAAAGCTTCTAAACGATTTGTAGTAGTATCTAATTTTAATGTTTCAGAAATATAAGCACCATGATCTAAATCATTAGTAAAAATTGTTTCAATAAAATTATTACTTTTAAAAATTTTATTAATTATATCTATAGATAATGGAGAATTAGCAGAAATAATAATTTCTCCAGTAGAATTATCTATATAATCTTTATTAACTATCTTACCTACCATATATTCTATAGGAATATTAATACATTTTACTTTATTTCTTTTTAAATGATTAATATGACGTATAGTAATTCTTTTACCTTTTTTGACGTAACAAATATTATCATATTTAATATCAAAAAATGCTGTTTCTCCTCTTAATCTATCAGGAATTAACACCATCGATATTTTTTCATTTTTTATATGAAAAATAGTTTTTTTAAAAAAAATATTTAATATTGATTCTATATCATAATCTAAAGCACGTAAAATAATTGTAATAGGTAATTTTCTTCTTCTATCTATACGTACAAAAATATTATCTTTAGCATCAAATTCAAAATCTAACCAAGAACCTCTATAAGGTATAATTCTAGCATTATATAATATTTTTCCTGATGAGTGTGTTTTTCCTTTATCACTATCAAAAAAAACTCCAGGACTTCTATGTAATTGTGAAACAACTACACGTTCAATTCCATTTACTATAAAAGTACCATTTTTTGTCATTAATGGTATTTCACCCATGTATACTTCTTGTTCTTTTATATTTTTAATTGATAATTTTGATATTTCTTTATCATAAACAATTAATTTTAATATTACTTTTAAGGAAGCTGAATATGTCATACCTCTTGTATGACATTCTTTAACACTATAAAGAGATTTTCCTAAACTATAATCAACATATTCTAGTTTAGAATAACCACTATAACTAAATATAGGAAAAATACTTTTTAATGCAGCTTCTAAACCATATTGTCCTTTAGGATCTTTTCTTATAAATTTTTTAAATGAATCTATTTGTATAGAAAGTAAATATGGAATATTTAAAACTTGAGGTCTTTTTCCAAAATTTTTACGAATGCGTTTTTTTTCAGTTTGAGAATAAACCATATGGTTCCTCAGTTATCTGATAAATTAAGCAATTAAATTAGTATTATTACTCGTAATAAAAATTACTTATATAATAAAATTATTATTATATAATAATTATTTTTAAATTATTTAATCTCTATTTCTGCTCCAGAAATTTTTAATTTTGATTCTAAATCTAAAGCTTCTTCTTTACTAACAGATTCTTTTAATATTACAGGAGCTGATTCTACTAAATCTTTAGCTTCTTTTAATCCTAAATTCATTATACTTCTAACAACTTTTATAACGGATATTTTATTTTTTCCTATACTTTTTAAGTATACATTAAATTCTACTTGTTCTTTTATTTCTTTCTCATTATTACTATTCTGTTCATTTTTTACTATACTAGTAACACCAAATTTTTTTTCCATGGTATTAATTAGTTCCATTATATCCATAACGGACATAGATTCTACAGCTTCTATTATTTGTTCTTTAGTTATAGGCATAATATATATTTTCCTTTATCAAAAAGAATAAAATTTTTTATTAAAAAAATTAAATTTATTTTATATTTTTAATGCTGATTAAAGTTCTTATTAATTTTCCTATAGAAATGTCTTTTATAATTATTAAAAAACGTACTATAGCCTCTTCATAAGTAGGTAATTCTGCTAAAATAGAAATATTTTCACTATTTATTATTTTATTATTATATGATGCTGCTTTAATTTTAAATTTTTCATTAATTTTATTAAATTTTTTAATTAAACGCGCGGCAGCTCCAGGATGTTTAAGTGAGTAAGCAATTAATATTGGTCCATTTATTAATGGTTCCAAACATTGGAAATTACTATTTTTTATAATTAATTTTAGTAATTTATTTCTAATAATATTTATTATTACATCATTTTCTCTACTTTTTTTCCTTAATTTATTTAAGTCATTAGTACAAATTCCGGAAAAATCGATAATTACAGCTGATAAAGCACATTGATTTATTTTACTTATTTTTGCAACAATCATTTTTTTTTTTTTTATATTTAATGACATTAGAAGATTATTGCACTCCTGAATTTTTATAAAAAAAGAATTAAAATTATAACATAAAATATAAAATTTTTAAAAAAATACCAAATAATTTTATAAAAAAATAATAATCTATATATTAAAATTTTTTTATAAAATAAAAAATTAATTTATTAAATTCATACAATCTTTAGTAATATTTATAGAAATTCCCATTGTAGAAGATATATATATTTTTTTTATATAATTTCCTTTTAATTGTACTGGTCTATATTTTATTAATGTTTTTAATAAACATTGTAAATTTTCTTTAATTTTATAATTTTTAAAATTAATTTTTCCTATATTAGTATGAATAATACCATTTTTATCATTACGAAAATTTATTTGTCCATTTCTGATTTTTTTAATTGTTTCACCAATATTATTAGTTATTGTACCTAATTTAGGATTAGGCATTAATCCTTTTGGACCAAGAATAGGTCCTAATTTACTTACTATATCCATAGCTCCTGGTGTAGCTATTACCACATCAAATTTTTTTTCACCATTATTAATTTTACTTGCTAAATCAGACATACCAATAAATTCTACTTTTAATTTTTTTGCTTGTATTGCTTCATCACCATCAGCAAAAACTGCTATTCTAATATAATTACCAGTACCATGTTTTAAACAAACATTACCTCTAATATTTTGTTCTGTTTTTTTTGTATCTATTCCTAAATTTATAGCAATATCAATACTTTCAATAAATTTTACTTTACTTAAAGATTTTAAATTATTAATAGCATCTTCAATAGAAGATTGCTTTTTAATATTCATATTTTTATACATTAAATCCATACGTTTTGTTAATTTTATCATTATATTTTAATCCTTAATAGTTAATCCCATAGAACGTGCAGTACCTTCTATAGATAACATCATAGATTCAATATTAATTCCTGTCATATCAACATATTTTATTTCTGCAATTTTACGAATTTGATCACGTGTAATTATTCCAATTTTATCTATATTGGGTTTACTTGATCCTTTTTTAATACCAATTATTTTTTTTATTATTGCAGATGTAGGAGGAGTTTTTGTAATAAAAGTAAAAGTCTTATCAATATAAACAGTAATAACTACTGGAATAGGCATATTTTTTTCTAAATTTTTTGTTTTTGTATTAAAATCTTTACAAAAATTCATGATATTTAATCCATGTTGTCCTAATGCAGGTCCAATAGGAGGACTAGGATTAGCATTACCAGCAGGAACTTGTAATTTTATGTAAGTTTTTATTTTTTTTGCCATAATATTTTCTCTAATTATTATAAAATAAATATTTAATTTAATTATATAAATTTTTTAAATAAAAATTATCCTTTTTCTATTTGACAAAAGTTAAGATCAACAGGTGTTGATCGTCCAAAAATTGATACAGAAACTTTTAATCTACTTTTTTCATAATCTACTTCTTCAACTATTCCATTAAAATCAGAAAAAGGACCATCTTTTACTCTAATCATTTCTCCTGGTTCAAATAAAATTTTTGGTCTAGGTTTATCACCAATTTTTTGTAAACGTCCTATAATAATATTTACTTCTTTTTCACTAATAGGACAAGGATTATCAGGTGTCCCTCCTATAAAACCTAAAACTTTAGGAATACTACGTACTAAATGCCAACTTAATTCTTTCATAATCATATTAATTAATATATATCCCGGGAAAAATTTACGATCACTTTTATATTTTTTCCCTTTACGTATTTCAATAATAGATTCAGTAGGTACTAAAATTTTACCAAAAAAATCATCCATAGAATGAATTTTAATATATTCTTTTAATGATTCTACAATACGATTTTCAAAACCAGAACGAGCTTGAATTACATACCATTTTTTTTTTAAAGATTTATACATATTATACCCTTGTTCCAGTTAAAAATGATATTAAATAAATTAGAAAATTATCTAATATCCAAATAATAATTGACATTATTATGGTAATAATTGTAATAACTAAAGTTGTTTGCCAAGTGTATTTATATGTAGGCCATATTACTTTACGAGTTTCTATTTTCGTTTCATTTATAAAAAAAAGTAATTTTTTACCTTTATTAGTAGTTAATATAATATAACTTATTAAAGTTAAAACTAAAAAAAATAATATTAAACGAATAAATAAAGGTATATTTTGATAATGATAGTTACATATTATAGTAAAAATTAATAAAAATAAACTAATAAACCATTTAATAATTTCTATAAAATTTTTATTTATATTTTTTCTAAATTCCATAATATTAATTGTCTATTAACTAATAAAAATTTAATTATATAAATAATAAAAAAATTTTACTAATAATTTATTATAATTTTAAATATTAAAAAGAATCAAAGGGAGGTTTTATATATATTTCCCTTATCTTCTTTTATTTTTTCTTTATTGTAAAATTTTTGTAACTACTCCTGCTCCTACGGTACGTCCACCTTCACGAATAGCAAAACGTAAACCATTATTCATCGCTATAGGATTAATTAATGTAACGATCATATTAATATTATCTCCAGGCATAACCATTTCAATATTTGAAGGTAATTCTATAGTTCCAGTTACGTCTGTTGTTCTAAAATAGAATTGAGGACGATATCCTTTAAAAAAGGCCGTATGTCTACCACCTTCATCTTTAGATAAAATATATACTTCTGCTTCAAATTTAGTATGAGGTGTTATTGATCCTGGTTTTGCTAAAACTTGTCCTCTTTCTATATCCTCTCTTTTTATTCCCCGAAGTAAAACTCCTATATTTTCGCCCGCACGTCCCTCATCTAATAATTTACGAAACATTTCTACCCCGGTACAAATAGACTTAATAGTACTTTTAATACCTATAATTTCTACTTCTTCTCCAATTTTTATTATACCTTTTTCTACTCTTCCAGTAACTACTGTACCTCTTCCTGAAATTGAAAAAACATCTTCAATTGGTAATAGAAAAGGTTTATCAATATCCCTTATAGGATCAGGAATATAACTATCCAAATATTTTGTTAATTCTATTATTTTATTTTCCCATTTTTTATCACCTTCTAATGCTTTTAAAGCAGATCCTCGAATAACAGGTGTAGTATCTCCTGGAAAATTATATTGTGTTAATAAGTCACGTACTTCCATTTCAACTAATTCTAGTAATTCTTCATCATCAACCATATCACATTTATTAAGAAAGACGATAATATAAGGAACACCTACTTGTCTTGCCAATAAAATATGTTCTCTAGTCTGAGGCATAGGACCATCTGTTGCTGCTACAACTAATATAGCACCATCCATTTGAGCAGCACCTGTAATCATATTTTTTACATAATCAGCATGTCCAGGACAATCTACATGAGCATAATGACGAGATTTAGTATCATATTCAACATGAGAAGTATTTATAGTTATACCTCTTTCTTTTTCTTCTGGAGCATTGTCAATTTGATCAAAAGCTTTTGCGGTACCACCATATTTTTTAGATAAAACAGTTGTAATAGCTGCTGTTAAAGTTGTTTTACCATGATCAACATGACCTATAGTACCTACATTAATATGAGGTTTAGATCGTTCGAATTTTTTTTTAGACATAGTAAAAAATATCCTTCTAAATAAATTAAAATTTTTTATAAAAATTTTAAAATTTGATTAAAATTTAATTAAAATTTTATGACTTAGATCTAGATTCAATAATTATTTTTGAAATACTATTAGGTGCTTTAGTATATTTTAAGAATTCCATAGAATATGAAGCCCTTCCTTGACTACAAGAACGTAAATCAGTAGCGTAACCGAACATTTCTGATAATGGTACACAAGCACGTATAGTTTTTCCAGTAGGTATATTATTCATACCTTCTATAATTCCTCGTCTTCGATTTAAATCTCCAATTATATCTCCCATATATTCTTCAGGAGTTTCAACTTCTACTTTCATTATAGGTTCAAGTAAAATAGGATTAGCTTTTTTAAATGCATTTTTAAATGCAATTGCTGCTGCTATTTTAAAAGCTAATTCAGAAGAATCTACATCATGATAAGATCCAAAATGTAGTCTTACTGCAATATTAACTACAGGATAATTTGCCATAGGACCTGATTTTAATTGTTCTTTAATACTTTTGTCTATAGCTGAAATATATTCATTAGGTATTACACCACCTTTTATATCATTAGTAAATAAATAACCTCCATTATTTTTAATAGATTTTAATGGAAATATATCAATTACTACGTGACCATATTGTCCTCTACCTCCTGTTTGTTTTATATATTTACCTTCTATATTTTTAACACTATTTTGTATTGTTTCTCGGTAAGAAACTTGTGGTTTTCCAATATTTGCAGCTACATTAAATTCTCTTTTCATTCTATCAATAATTATTTCTAAATGTAATTCACCCATTCCTGCAATAATCGTCTGATTTGTTTCTATATCAGTCCATGTTCTTAAAGAAGGATCTTCTTTTATTAAACGATTTAATGCTAATCCCATTTTTTCTTGATCTATTTTAGTTGTAGGTTCTATAGCAATAGAAATTACAGGTTCTGGAAATTCCATATTTTCAAGAATTATAGAATTATTAATATTACATAATGTATCTCCTGTTGTAACATTTTTTAATCCAATAGCTGCTGCAATATCTCCTGAATAAACTTTTTTTATTTCTTCTTTTTTATTTGCATGCATTTGAACAATTCTACCAATACGTTCTTTTTGTTTTTTTATTGGATTAAATATAGTTTCTCCATTACTAATAGTACCTGAATATACTCGAAAAAAAGTTAAATTACCAACAAAAGGATCATTAGCTATTTTAAAGGCTAATGCTGAAAATGGATCATTATCATTAGTATTTCTAGTAATTATATCTTTTTTATTATCAATACTAGAAATTCCTTGAATTGGAGGTTTATCTTTAGGAGATGGTAAATAATCAATAATTGCATCTAATAATGATTGTACTCCTTTATTTTTAAAGGCAGAACCACATGTTATTAGAGTAATTTCATTATTTAAAACTCTTTTTCTCAAAGAAGTCTTAATTTCTTCTACAGTAAGATCATATCCATTTAAATATTTTGTTAATAATTTTTCATCTGATTCAACTGCAGATTCTATTAATTTTTGACGCCATAATTTTACTTCTTTATTCATATTAAAAGGTATTTTAGTACAATTACATTTTATTCCTTGATCTTTTTCATTCCAATATAAAGCTTTCATTTGTATCAAATCAATAATACCAGAAAATTTATTTTCAATACCTATTGGTAATTGTAATGGAACAGTTTCTGTTATTAAATTATGTTTTATTTGTTTAATAACTTTTATAAAATTAGCACCCATTCGATCCATTTTATTTATAAAAGCAATTCTAGGAACTTTATATTTATTAGCTTGTTTCCATACTGTTTCAGATTGAGGTTGTACTCCTCCTACAGCACAATAAATCATAACAACTCCATCTAATACTCTCATAGAACGTTCTACTTCAATTGTAAAATCTACATGTCCTGGTGTATCAATAATATTAATTCTATGTTCTTTATATTGATTAAACATTCCTGACCAAAATGCTGTAGTAGCTGCTGAAGTAATAGTAATACCTCTTTCTTGTTCTTGTGCCATCCAATCCATTGTGGCAGCTCCATCATGAACTTCACCTATTTTATGATTGACTCCTGTATAAAATAAAATTCTTTCTGTTGTAGTAGTTTTTCCAGCATCAATATGTGCGCTAATACCAATATTACGATAACGTGTTATAGGAGTTATACGACTCATCTTATTCCTCTAATTTAATTAGATAAAAAATTTTAAAATTATATTAAATATTATTTTTTAATAAAATAATAAATATTGATTTAGCTACACATATCTTTTAATTAATTGATTTATTTTCATTTTAAATTAAAATTAGTTTAATTTTTTTATGATTAAATAGTTTTACCAACGATAATGTGCAAAAGCTTTATTAGCTTCTGCCATACGGTGTATTTCTTCTCGTTTTTTAACAGCATTTCCTTTTTTTTCTAAAGCATCTAATATTTCATTAGTAAGTTTTAAAATCATTGATTTTTCTTGTCTTTTTCTTGCAGCATTAACTAACCAACGCATAGCTAAAGTATTTCTTCTTGTAGGTCTTATTTCAACAGGAACTTGATATGTTGATCCTCCTACTCTTCTAGATTTTACTTCAACTACTGGCCTGATATTTTCCAATGCAGTTAAAAATATATCTATTTCTTTTTTTCCTAATTTTTTAGTGATTAAATCTAATGCAGAATAAACAATAGATTCTGCAATAGATTTTTTACCATCTATCATGATAATATTAATAAATTTAGCTAATAAATCTGATTCAAATTGAGGATCTGGTGTTATTTTACGTTGACTAACTATACGTCTACGTGACATAAAATACTCCATTATTTAATAATTTTACATAATTTATGAATTATAAATTTTTTATTTATTATTATTTAGGTTTTTTCGTACCATATTTTGATCTTCCTTGTTTACGATTTTTTACTCCTGT
Above is a genomic segment from Enterobacteriaceae endosymbiont of Donacia dentata containing:
- the secE gene encoding preprotein translocase subunit SecE, translated to MEFRKNINKNFIEIIKWFISLFLLIFTIICNYHYQNIPLFIRLILFFLVLTLISYIILTTNKGKKLLFFINETKIETRKVIWPTYKYTWQTTLVITIITIIMSIIIWILDNFLIYLISFLTGTRV
- the tuf gene encoding elongation factor Tu, which translates into the protein MSKKKFERSKPHINVGTIGHVDHGKTTLTAAITTVLSKKYGGTAKAFDQIDNAPEEKERGITINTSHVEYDTKSRHYAHVDCPGHADYVKNMITGAAQMDGAILVVAATDGPMPQTREHILLARQVGVPYIIVFLNKCDMVDDEELLELVEMEVRDLLTQYNFPGDTTPVIRGSALKALEGDKKWENKIIELTKYLDSYIPDPIRDIDKPFLLPIEDVFSISGRGTVVTGRVEKGIIKIGEEVEIIGIKSTIKSICTGVEMFRKLLDEGRAGENIGVLLRGIKREDIERGQVLAKPGSITPHTKFEAEVYILSKDEGGRHTAFFKGYRPQFYFRTTDVTGTIELPSNIEMVMPGDNINMIVTLINPIAMNNGLRFAIREGGRTVGAGVVTKILQ
- the fusA gene encoding elongation factor G; this encodes MSRITPITRYRNIGISAHIDAGKTTTTERILFYTGVNHKIGEVHDGAATMDWMAQEQERGITITSAATTAFWSGMFNQYKEHRINIIDTPGHVDFTIEVERSMRVLDGVVMIYCAVGGVQPQSETVWKQANKYKVPRIAFINKMDRMGANFIKVIKQIKHNLITETVPLQLPIGIENKFSGIIDLIQMKALYWNEKDQGIKCNCTKIPFNMNKEVKLWRQKLIESAVESDEKLLTKYLNGYDLTVEEIKTSLRKRVLNNEITLITCGSAFKNKGVQSLLDAIIDYLPSPKDKPPIQGISSIDNKKDIITRNTNDNDPFSALAFKIANDPFVGNLTFFRVYSGTISNGETIFNPIKKQKERIGRIVQMHANKKEEIKKVYSGDIAAAIGLKNVTTGDTLCNINNSIILENMEFPEPVISIAIEPTTKIDQEKMGLALNRLIKEDPSLRTWTDIETNQTIIAGMGELHLEIIIDRMKREFNVAANIGKPQVSYRETIQNSVKNIEGKYIKQTGGRGQYGHVVIDIFPLKSIKNNGGYLFTNDIKGGVIPNEYISAIDKSIKEQLKSGPMANYPVVNIAVRLHFGSYHDVDSSELAFKIAAAIAFKNAFKKANPILLEPIMKVEVETPEEYMGDIIGDLNRRRGIIEGMNNIPTGKTIRACVPLSEMFGYATDLRSCSQGRASYSMEFLKYTKAPNSISKIIIESRSKS
- the rpsG gene encoding 30S ribosomal protein S7 — translated: MSRRRIVSQRKITPDPQFESDLLAKFINIIMIDGKKSIAESIVYSALDLITKKLGKKEIDIFLTALENIRPVVEVKSRRVGGSTYQVPVEIRPTRRNTLAMRWLVNAARKRQEKSMILKLTNEILDALEKKGNAVKKREEIHRMAEANKAFAHYRW